The DNA sequence CAGCTGAAGAACACCCACAGCGTGGTGATCCCCCCCTGCTTCATCGGCGACGGCGTGGAGCTGGTGAACAGCGTGGTGGGTCCGAACGTCTCCATCGAGGCCGGCTCCTCGGTCACGGGCAGCGTGGTGCGCGATTCGATCCTGCGGGGCGGCGTGCGTGTACAGGACGCCGTGATCGCGAACAGCATGATCGGTGAACGCGCCATGGTGACCGGCCGTGCCATGGACCTGAGCCTCGGGGACGACGCCACGGTGGGGTGACCGGCCGCCGGATGTGCGACCTTTGTACCCCCTGGCGGGATCGATGTCCCCGGCTATCTTGAGCCGGCCACCCCGCATCCGCCACCCCTCGACCCGATCCCGCATGCGCCATCCCCTTCCGATCCTGAGCCTGCTGGTGGCCCTGGCCACGGCCTGTGGGGGTACGCGGCAGGCCACCGTCGCCCCATCGGGCGGCGGCCACGGTGAGCCCGGCGACCACACCCAGGCCAGCGACCAGCGCGCCCGGGTGATGCGCCTGTTCATGGACGCCACGCAGGCCCGGTTGAACGGCCAGCCCGGCAAGGCCATCGCCCTCTTCGAACAATGCATCAAGCTGGACCCCGGCAACCACGCCGCCATGTTCGAGCTGGCCAAGCTGATGCACATGCAGCAGCGGCCCGCAGAGGCGCTCACCTGGGCGAAGAAGGCGCAGGCCGCCGACCCGGAGAACATCTGGTACCGCTTCCTGCTGGCCGACCTCTACGGGCAGTACGGCCAGCTGGACAAGGCGTCCGAGACCTTCCAGGGCATCGTGGACAAGTGGCCGGAGCGGCACGAGGTGCGTTTCCAGCTGGCGCACACCCTCGCCATGGACGGCCGCACCGACGAGGCGCGCAAGGTGTTCAAGGACATCCGCACCCACCTGGGCAACGGCGAGGAGGTGGTGACACAGGAGTACGGCATGCTGGCCAATGCGGGCAAGCTGCAGGAGGCCCGCGAGGTGCTGGAGACCGCGCTGAAGGACGATCCGGACAATGTGGCCTACCTGGGCATGCTCGCCGAGCTCTACGACGAGATGGGCGAGGGCGACAAGGCCCTGGAGCTGTACCGCCGCGTGATGGAGGCCGATCCGGATGACAGCATGACCCGGCTGGCGCTGGCCGAGCACTACTACGCCAAGGGCGAGATGGACCCCGCCTTCGAACAGCTCGGTCTGGCCTTCGGCGACCCCGACCTGGAGGTGGACCCCAAGATGCAGGTGCTGCTCGGCTTCTTCGAGATGACCACCAGCGGCAGCGGAGCCACGGACGACAGCAAGGACCTGGTGCGCCGGGCCTACACGCTGATCGACATCCTGGAGCGCACGCACCCCGAAAGTGGAAAGCCCAGCACCATCCGCGGTGATTTCCTGATGCGCGATGGCAGGATGGCCGAGGCCCGCGACGCCTTCCGCAAGGCCCTGAACTACGAGAAGGACAAGTTCCCCATCTGGATGCAGGTGTTGCAGATGGACCTGCAGGCCGCGGACCATGCCGCGCTGCGCGACGACGCCCGTGCCGCCACCGAGCTCTTCCCCACAAGCCCCGAACCCTGGCTGTACCTGGGCATCGCCGAGGCCCAGTTGAAGGCCTACGACCCGGCCATCGAGGCGCTGGTGACGGGCCGCGACCTGGTGGTGGACAACGACCCGTTGCTGGCCTCGTTCTGGACCAGCCTGGGCGACGCCTACCACAGCGCCGGTCGCCACGACCGCAGCGATGAGGCCTTCGACCAGGCCCTGCGGCTCGACCCGCGCAACGCCACCACGCTGAACAACTACGCCTACTACCTGAGCCTGCGCGGCGAGAAGCTCGAGCGCGCCCGGGAGATGAGCGAACAGAGCAACAAGCTGGCCCCGGGCCAGACCTCCTTCGAGGACACCTACGCCTGGGTGCTGCACCGCATGGGTCGCCACGACGAGGCACGCACCTGGATCGAGAAGGCCCTGGCCAGCGGTGGCGCCACCAGCGGCGAGGTGGTGGAGCACTACGGCGACATCCTCTACGCCCTGGGCGATCATGCCGGCGCGGTGGAACAGTGGCGCAAGGCACTGGCGCTGGGCGGTGCCAGTGAGGCCATCGGCAGCAAGGCGAGCTCCGGCCGGCCCGCCGAATGAACCTGCGGCCCATGTTCCGGCCCGCCGTCCGCCTCCTTCACCGCACCCTCGGCCTTCTGCTGCTCCTCGGCCCGGGCTGTCGCCCGGTGAAGCAGGTGTTCCAGGCCGACCGCGAGCTGCCCCTGCGTTCCGCCGAGAAAGTGGTGGAGAACGCGCTCGCCGCCCTGCCCGCCGAGGTCCGCCACTTCAGCGCCAAGGCCGATGTGGACCTGGTGATGCCCGATGCCTCACGCTCCTTCCGCAGCACGGTGCGGCTCGTGACCGACAGCGCGCTCTGGGTGAGCATCACCCCGGCGCTCGGCATCGAGGTGGCCCGTGCGCTGGTGACCACGGACAGCGTGAAGGTGCTCGATCGCCTGAAGGACACCTACTTCGTGGGCGGGCGGGACAGCGCCTGGGCACGGTTCGGCATCGACCCCGACCTGGACCTGCTGCAGCAGGCGCTGTTGGGACGACCCATCGGACTGGACCCCCGCGAGAAATACCGCGTGGACCGGGAGAACGGGCACTACGTGCTCACGAGCCGGGAGAAACGACGCTTCGTGCGGGCCGCGGAGGACATCCTGCCCGGGGACACCCTGACGGACGACCGGGACATGAAGGAGCGTCGCCTGGAGCGCACCTTGCGCAAGGCGGGCGAGCGTGAGGCGATCGTCTTTCGCTACTGGGTGGAGCCGGACAGCTTCAGGGTGGTGCGTGTGCTGGTGAGCGACCTGGCACGCGATCAACAGGCCGATGTGCGTTATGAGGACATCGGCACGGGGGATGCCCCCCCCTTCCCCCATCGCATCTCCCTTTCTTTGTCGGACCCGGTACGTCATGCCTCAGGCAGCCTTCAGCTCTCCCGGATCGACACCGTCGGGCCGCTCCAGCTCCCGTTCCGGGTGCCGGAGAAGTTCGCTCCGATGCCGTAGGCGCCTGCTGGCGGCCTTGCTGCTGCTGCTGCTGTTGATGCCCGGGGCGGCGCAGGACCGCAGGAAGCTGGAGAAGAAGCGGGATGCGCTGGACAAGCAGATCAGGACCACCAACACCCTGCTGGAGCAGGCGCGCAAGGAGCAGCAGAGCGCCGAGCGGCAGCTGCAGTTGCTGGACCAGCAGCTGCGGACCCGCCAGGAGCTGATCGCCACCCTGGGCGGCGAGGTGCGCGAAGCGGACCAACGGATCGCCGAGGACGAGTCGGTGGTGAAGGCCTTGGAGGAGGACCTCGAGGTGCTGAGCGACGAGTACGGCCGCATGTTGCACTACGCGTATCGCAACCGCAGCGCCTACGACCGCCTCAGCTACCTCTTCGCCGCCGAGAGCTTCCAGCAGGCGTGGAAGCGCAGCCGCTATCTGGACCAGCTCGCCGAGCACCGGCGCCGGCAGGTGGAGCAGATCACCGCCACGCAGACCGACCTGGCCGCGCGGATCGCCGCGCTACGCGAACGGCGCAACGAGAAGACGGCCCTGCTCAGCGAACAGCAGCAGGAGCGCGCGCGGCTCGACCGCGACAAGGACGGCCGTGAAGTGACCCTCGCCCAGCTGCGCAAGGAGGAGAGCCGCCTGAGGAGCACCCTGCGCAAGCAGGAGGGCCAGCGCCGCGACCTGGACGCCGCGATCCGCAAGGCCATCGAGGCCGAGCTGAAGCCGAAGACCGGCGGATCCTCAGGCAAGGGTGGCAAGCTCGACCTCACCCTGACCCCGGAGGCGCGCGAACTGAACGCCGATTTCGAGAAGAACAAGGGACGCCTGCCCTGGCCCGTGGCCAAGGGCGTCATCACCAGCCGCTTCGGCAAGCAGCCCCACCCGGTGCTCAAGGGCATCGTGATCGAGAACAACGGCATCGACATCACCACCGAGAAGGGCGCCTCGGTGAGGGCCTTGTTCCGCGGGGAGGTGAGCAGCGTGATCGTGATCCCCGGTGCCGGCAAGGCGGTGATCGTCACCCACGGCGCCTACCGCACCGTGTACAGCAACCTGCGCGAGGTGTCGGTGGCCAAGGGCCAGAAGGTGGACACCAAGCAGACGCTGGGCTCCGTGCTGAGCGAGGAGGGCACGGCCGTGGCGCACGTGGAGATCTGGAAGGTGACGGCCGACGGCCTGGTGAAGGTGGACCCGTCGCCCTGGCTCGCACAGCCCTGAAGGGAAGCCCCGATCGGGCTACTTTTGCCACGGCCAGCGCCCCACACCACCGGACGCCCGCCCCAACGACCATGAAACTCGGCATGTGGGAGATCATCCTCATCGTTCTGGCGCTGCTGCTGCTGTTCGGCGGCAAGAAGATCCCCGAACTGATGCGCGGGCTGGGCAAGGGCATGAAGGAGTTCAAGGACGCCCAGAAGGGCGACGCACCCTCCGACGAGAAGCGCTGAGCCCACGTTCCCGCTGATGCGCCCCACCCGCACCCTGCGTGAGGCCCGCGAGGCCATGGCCGCCGGGGCCACGGTGCGCGCCCTCACCGAAGCGGCGCTGGCCGAGGCCCGCCGGCAGGCGCACCTCAACGCCTTCCTGGAGCTCTTCGAGGAGAGCGCCCTGGCCCAGGCCGACCGGGTGGATGCGGCGGTGCGCGCAGGCACGGCAGGGCCGCTGGCCGGTCTGATGCTCAGCATCAAGGACAACATCTGCTACAAGGACCATCGGGTGGGGGCGTCCAGCCGCATCCTGGAGGGCTTCACCAGCCTGTACAGCGCCACGGTGGTGGAACGCCTGCTGGCGGCCGGCGCCGTCATCATCGGCCGCACCAATTGCGACGAGTTCGCCATGGGCAGCAGCAACGAGAACAGCGCCTATGGCCCGGTGGCCAACCCCCTGGACCCCAAGCGGGTGCCCGGTGGCTCCAGCGGCGGTGCCGCAGCGAGCGTGGCCGCGGGGATTGTGCATGCCGCCCTGGGCAGTGATACCGGCGGAAGCATCCGCCAGCCCGCCTCCTTCACGGGCACGGTGGGCCTGAAGCCCACCTACGGCCGCGTGAGCCGCTACGGCCTCATCGCCTTCGCCAGCAGCTTCGACCAGATCGGGCCCTTCGCCCGCACCGTGGAGGATGCCACCGCCGTGTACAACGCCATGGCCGGGCAGGACCCCTTGGACAGCACCACCAGCAGCCGCCCCGCCCCGCCCATCACGCTGAGCGAACCAGGGCCGCTTCGCATCGCCTACTACCGCGAATGCGTGGAACGGCCGGGTGTGGCCCCGGCCGTCCGCGAGGCCATGACCGCCCTGGTGGAGCGGCTGCAGGCCGAAGGCCACACGGTGGAGCCGGCCGAGCTGCCGCTGCTGGACCATCAGGTGCCCACCTACTACATCATCGCCACGGCCGAGGCCAGCAGCAACCTGGCCCGCTTCGACGGCATCCACTACGGGCACCGGAGCAAGGCCGCCCAAGGGGTCGAGGAGACCTACCGCCTGAGCCGCAGCGAGGGCTTCGGCCCGGAGGTGCAGCGGCGGATCCTCCTGGGCACCTTCGTGCTGAGCGCCGGGTACTACGATGCCTACTACGCCCAGGCCCAGCGCGTGCGGCGCCTGATCCGTGACGCCACCCTGCGCACCCTCACCGACCACGACCTGATCCTGCTACCCACCTGTCCCATCACGGCGTTCGAGCAGGGAGCCCTGTCGGCCGACCCCATCGCCATGTACCTGCAGGACATCTTCACGGTGCAGGCCAATCTCGCCGGCAACCCGGCCATCAGCGTGCCTTTGGGCACCGATGCCGGGGGGCTGCCGTTCGGGGCCCAGCTCATGGCGGCGCCCTTCGGGGAGGAGGTGCTGCTGCGCGCCGCGTCACACCTGCTGCCACGCTGACCGGCAGGGGGTTATCCACAGCCTGTTGGATCAGGGCCGATCCGCTACATTTGCCCTTCGTTTTTCGGACCACCACACCCTGTGGACGCGCAACGGGAACATACCATCGAGTTCGTCGGGCTGAAGGACGGTCTGCACGACTTCCGGTTCGCGTTGGATGATGCGTTCTTCGCCGCTGCGGCGGACGAGGAGCTGCACGGCGGGGCCTGCACGGTGGACGTGACGCTGGACAAGAGCCCGAACCTGCTGGTGGCCGATTTGCACATCACCGGCACCGTGCGCATGGACTGCGACCATTGCAACGCCCCGCTGGACCAGCCGGTGGACGGCAGGTTGCGGCAGGTGTACCACCTCAACGGCCGCCAGCGCTTCGATGGCGACGATGACGTGATCGGCCTGGACCCGGCCGACCATGCCATCCAGTTGAGCCATCCGATCTACGAATGCCTGCGACTGACGCTGCCGGCCCGGCGGGTGCACGCCCCGGGCGGGTGCGACCCGGCCGTGGACGCCATCCTGAACGAACAGCACGGTGGACCGGCGGGGAACGACCCGCGCTGGTCCGCATTGAACGCCTTGAAAGACAACCGCTGACCTGAACTCCTGAGCCATGCCCAATCCGAAGCGACGCCATTCCAAGACCCGCACCATGAAGCGGCGCACCCACCAGCGCGCCGGCACCCCCACGGTGAGCAAGGACCCCAACACGGGCGAGATGCACCTGCGCCACCGCGCCTACAAGGTGGGCGATGACCTGTACTACCGCGGCAAGGTGGTGGTGAGCGGCTCGGCCGCCGAGTGAACCTTCCGGTGACCATCCTTCGCGCCTGCCGGCCACGATGAGGATCGGACTGGACATCATGGGCAGCGACCATGGGCCGGAGGTGCCCATGAAGGGGGCCGTCATGGCCGCCCGCGAGCTTCCGCCCGACGTGCGCCTGGTGCTGATCGGCGACCCCGAGGCCATCCACACCGGGCTGGCCCGCGAAGGGGCCGACCCCGCCGCGTTCGAGGTGGTGGCCAGCCGCAACGACATCACCATGCAGGACAGCGCCACCAAGGCGCTGCAGACCAAGCCGGAGAGCAGCATCAGCCTGGGCTTCGGGCTGATGAAGGCCGGCCGGCTGGATGCCTTCGCCAGCACGGGCAACACCGGCGCCATGCTGGTGGGCGCCGTGCTGAGCGTGAAACCGATCCCGGGCATCATCCGCCCCTGCATCCCCAGCGTGGTGCCCAAGGAGAACGGCAGCTACGGCATCATGCTCGACGTGGGCGCCAACGCCGACTGCAAACCCGATGTCCTCACCCAGTTCGGCCTCCTGGGCCATCTCCTGGCCAAGCACGTCTACCGCATCGACACCCCCAAGGTGGCCCTGCTCAACATCGGTGAGGAGGACAAGAAGGGCAACGCCACGGCCCTGGCCGCCTATGCCCTCATGAAGGAGCAGTCGCAGTACAACTTCATCGGCAACGTGGAGGGCCGCGACCTGTTCAACGACAAGGCCGATGTGATGGTCACCGATGGCTTCACGGGCAACATCGTCCTGAAGGCCGTGGAGGCCTTCCACGACCTGCTGAAGCTCCGTGGCGTGCACGAGCCCTTCTTCGACCGGTTCGACTACGAGAACTATGGCGGCCTGCCCGTACTGGGCGTCAACGGCAACGTCATCATCGGCCACGGCATCAGCAACGAGGTCACCATCAAGAACATGCTGCTCTTCACCCGCGAGGTGGTGGAGAGCCGCCTGAACGACCGCATCCGCGAAGCGCTGGTATGAGCCGCCGCATCACCGCCGCCGTCACCGCCGTGCATGGCTGGGTGCCCGACCGGGTGGTGAGCAACCACGACCTGGAGCACATGGTGGACACGAACGATGCGTGGATCACCGAACGTACGGGCATCAAGGAGCGCCGCATCATGGACCGCGGCGTGGGCACCTCGGAGGTCGGGGTGCGCAGCGTGCGGGCCCTCTGCGAAAAGCGCGGCATCGACCCCCTGGAGATCGACCTGCTGATCTGCGCCACGGTGACCCCCGACCACCAGTTCCCGGCCACGGCGAACATCATCTGCGACCGGATCGGCGCGAAGAACGCCTGGGGCTTCGACCTGATGGCGGCCTGCAGCGGATTCCTTTACGGCCTGACGGTCGGCGCCCAGTTCATCGAGACCGGCAAATACCGCAAGGTGGTGGTGGTCGGCGCCGACAAGATGAGCAGCATCATCGACTATCAGGACCGGGCCACCTGCATCATCTTCGGGGATGGCGGCGGCGCGGTGCTGCTGGAGCCCAACGAGGAAGGCCTCGGTGTGCTGGACAGCCTGCTGCATGCCGACGGATCGGGCTGCCAGTTCCTGCATCAGAAGGCGGGCGGCTCGGTGAAGCCGGCCACCATCCGAACGGTGGAGGCCCATGAGCACAACGTGTTCCAGGAGGGCAAGTCGGTGTTCAAGTTCGCCGTCACCAACATGGCCGACGTGAGCGCCCAGGTGATGGAGCGCAACGGGCTGACGGCGGCGGACGTGACCTGGCTGGTGCCGCACCAGGCCAACCTGCGCATCATCGACGCCACGGCCCGCCGCATGGGCCTGGACGACAGCAAGGTGATGATCAACATCGGCCGGTACGGCAACACCACGGCGGGCACGCTGCCCCTGTGCCTGTGGGAGTGGGAGCCCCGGTTGAAGAAGGGTGACAACCTGATCCTCAGCGCCTTCGGTGGTGGATTCACCTGGGGGGCGGTGTACCTGAAATGGGCCTACGGGGGGTGAACCCCGGGACGTGATACATTGGCGGTCCTTTGGCGGACGACCGACCGCCGGACCGGTTGAACGAACAATGAGCGAACCGATGAACCTAGCGCAGATCCAGGAGCTGATCAAGTTCGTCGCCAAGAGCGGCGTCAGCGAGGTGGAGATCGAGCAGAAGGACTTCAAGATCACGATCAAGACCCCGGCGGGCAAGAAGGAGGTGCAGGTGATCGCCGCACCGGCCCCGGCCTATGCACCGCCCGCGCCCGTGGCGGCGGCACCCGCTGCGGCACCGGCACCGGCCGCACTCGCGGCGCCCGCACCGGCCAAGGAGGAGAGCCGCTACGTGACGGTGAAGGCGCCCATGATCGGCACCTTCTACCGCGCACCCGGCCCCGGCAAGCCGGTGTTCGTCAACGTGGGCGACACCATCGAAAAGGGCAAGCCCATCTGCATCATCGAGGCCATGAAGCTCTTCAACGAGATCGAGAGCGACGTGAGCGGCAAGATCGTGAAGGTGCTGGTGGACGATGCCAAGCCGGTGGAGTACGACCAGCCGTTGTTCCTGGTGGATCCGTCTTAGTGAGCCGCAGAGGCGCAAAGACGCTGAGAAGTCCATATTGCCTGATGGAACCGCCGATGAGCACGCACTGAGGTCAGCATCCCCCGCGCCTCTGCGCCTCTGCGGCCAATGCCCCCGCTGATGTTCAAGAAGATCCTCATAGCCAACCGCGGCGAGATCGCCCTGCGCGTGATCCGGACCTGCCGGGAGATGGGCATCCGCACGGTGGCCGTCTACAGCACCTCCGACAAGGAGAGCCTGCACGTGCGCTTCGCCGACGAGGCCGTGTGCATCGGCCCGCCGCCCAGCAAGGAGAGCTACCTGAACATGCCGCGCATCATCGCCGCGGCCGAGATCACCAACGCAGATGCCATCCACCCCGGCTATGGCTTCCTGAGCGAGAACGCCAAGTTCAGCAAGCTGTGCCAGAAGCACGGCATCAAGTTCATCGGCGCCACGCCCGAGCAGATCGAGGCCATGGGCGACAAGGCCACCGCCAAGGCCACCATGATCAAGGCTGGTGTTCCGGTGGTGCCCGGCACCGAGGGCCTGGTGACCGACATCGCCGTGGCCAAGAAGGAGGCCAAGCGCATCGGCTACCCGGTGATCCTGAAGGCCACGGCCGGTGGCGGCGGCAAGGGCATGCGCCTGGTGTGGAAGGAGGAGGAGTTCCAGGAGGCCTTCGAGAAGGCCAGCCAGGAGGCGGGCGCCGCCTTCGGCAACCCGGGGATGTACATGGAGAAGTACATCCTGGAGCCCCGCCACATCGAGATCCAGATCGCCGGCGACCAGTACGGCACCTTCTGCCACATGAGCGAGCGCGACTGCTCCATCCAGCGCCGCCACCAGAAGCTCGTGGAGGAGACGCCCAGCCCCTTCATGACCAAGGCGCTGCGCAAGAAGATGGGCGAGGCCGCCATCAAGGCCGCCGCCAGCGTGAACTATGAAGGCGTGGGCACCGTGGAGTTCCTGGTGGACAAGGACCGCAACTTCTACTTCATGGAGATGAACACGCGGATCCAGGTGGAGCACACCATCACCGAGGAGGTGATCGACTACGACCTGATCCGCGAGCAGATCAAGATCGCGGCCGGCATCCCCATCAGCGGCCTCAACTACGAGCCCACGCGCCACAGCATCCAGTGCCGCATCAATGCGGAGGACCCCTTCAACAACTTCCGTCCCACGCCCGGCCGGATCACCAGCTACCACAGCCCCGGCGGCCACGGGGTGCGGGTGGACACCCACGTGTACGCCGGCTACACCATCCCACCGAACTACGACAGCATGATCGGCAAGCTGATCGTGAGCGCGCAGACGCGGGAGGAGGCCATCACCAAGATGGAACGCGCACTGAGCGAGTACGTGATCGAAGGCGTGCACACCACCATTCCCTTCCACCTGCAGCTGATGCAGAACGAGAAGTTCCGCGCCGGGGAGTTCACCACGAAATTCCTGGAGGACTTCGAGATCAAGCGGCCGGGCTGAAGCCCGAAGGAGCGGCATCGTCGGTGCCGGGAACGGCCGTCACCGCCTCGGATGGACGCGCTACTTTCACCGCATGCGGTGGTGGATCCTGCTGATCGCGGCTCACATGTCGGTCGCGCTGTGTGCGCAGGAAGCGGCAGCGGACCGGGTGGAACCCGCCACCATCACCATCGGACCGGGGCTGGGACTTGATTTCGGCGGCCTGGGCGTGCAGTTGAGCGGCCGGCCGGTGCCGATGCTGAACCTGCTGCTGGGTGTGGGCTACAACCTGAACGGGGCCGGCATCAACGCCGGGGTGGCCTGGCGCATGCTGCCCCACAAGCGGTTCTGCCCCTACCTGGTGGGGCTCTACGGCTACAACGCGGTGATCGCGATCCGCGGCGACGAGGACAACACGCGGACCTATTATGGGCCAACGGCCGGGGTGGGCCTGGAGATCCATCCCAAGCGCCGCAGCGGGCACCTGCAGCTCGCGGTGTTCCTGCCCTTCCGCTCGGCGGAGTTCCAGGATGACCTGGACCGCGTGAAGGCCGATCCGGTGATCGACCTGCGCACCGAACCCCTACCGATCGCCTTCTCCCTGGGCTACCACTTCGGGCTGTGAGCCGGGCAGGGACAGGCGGCGGGCGGTGAGCCCATGTGGCGTGGCCTGCAGCAGCAGGGCCCGCGAAGCGCCCAGGTCGCGGAGCACCTGCATGGCGTCGGCCTCATCGGCCACCGGCCGGGTGTTGCGCCGGGCGTACCACTGCAACTGGGGCTCGGAAGGGACCCCCTGCAGGAGCACCACCTCCTCCGGCCGCGCGAGGTGGGCGATCACACGGCCCTGCTCCATCGCCATCGCGTACGGAGCGCCGGTGGCCCGGCCATCGCCGGGGCGGTTGAGCCGGGAGTAGGCGAGAACGCCCAACAGCGCCGTGGCGGCCAGTGGCCAGATGGCCCGTATCCGGTGTTGTTCGGCAAGGCCCAGCAGCCCCCACGCCGCGGCCGTGCACAGCACGAAGCCGAGCTTGAGCAGCGCGAACTCGTGGATGGCGTAGCGCGTGAACACCAGCAGGTAGAGCAGGCCCGGAAGCCCGGTGAGCAGCAGCACAGTGCGCAGGGGCCGCCACTGCGGACGGGTCAGGAAGACCGCGCCACCGAGGAGCAGCAGCAACGGCCCCCAGGCGGTGATCGCGTTGCGGCCCATGTGCTCCAGCCCCTGCCCCACCGTGGCCGAGGCCTCCCCGGGCATCACTCCGCGCTCCGCGTAGCGGTGGAGGTAGTAGGCCCACAGGTCCTCCGCCCCCACCACGGAGGCGTACAGCCCCAGACAGAGCCCGGTGACCAGGGCCGCGATGAGCACCAGGGCCAGCGCGGCGCGCATCCATACGGCCGCACCCTCCCGCTTCCACCGCACGAGCAGCAGGCCGGCCATCACGGGCACCACGAAGGCCGCCACCCATTCGGTGGCCGCCAGGGTGGCGCCAGCCGCCAGCAGCGGCAGGATGTGTCGACCGGAGGGCCGGTCGGCGCGCCACAGCCCCGCGAAGGCATAAAGGCAGCAGGCCCAGGGCAGCTGCGCGGCCATGTCGCTCATGTACACGTTGCCGTGGTACCACAGGGGCGCCGGCATCAGCAGGTAGAGGGTGGCGGCCGAAATGCCCAGCGCCCAGCGCCGCGGATCCGGTGCCCACATGCGCGCCAGGAAGGCCATGAGCAGCCAGGCGGTGAGGGCGTGCAGCGCGAGGTTGAAGGCCTGCAGGGCCAGGGGGGACGGCGTGGTGCCGGTGAACGCGAACACCGCCGCCGGGGCCCAGTAGGCCAGCGGCAGGTGCGATAGGTAGTAGTAGATGCCGTCCTGTTCCGTGAGCGCGTAGTGCAGACCGATCACCCCGCGATCGCCCGGGTTCGGCCAGGTGACGGCGGGGCAGCCCTGGTGCTTCAGGAAACCGTCCTGCCGCCACACCTCCTGGACGATGAGCACGAGCGCCGTGCAGAACTCGTGGTTCTTGCTCAGCGGGCGGTCCAACTGCGGAAGGCGCACCAGCACGCTGAGGAGGACGGCGGCCAGGAAGGCGGGAAGCACCCAGCGTGGGGCCTTCATGCGGGCGGGGCGGGGTCGGTCGGTGCCGCACGCCGGCGGAGCTCCAGCACGTCCAGCAGGTCCTTGGGGCGCCCGCTCTTCACCTTGCTGGCGATCAGGTCGTCGAGGGCCAGGACGTGGTAGCGGGCGACCGGAACACCGGCGATCTCGCCGAACACGCAGCGTTCCCACGCCTCACCGAAGCTGCAACCGGGGTTGAACCGGGTGATCAGCTCGATCTCCTGCTCGGGGGAGATCTTGATGGTGATGTTCTGCTCGGCATCCAGCACCTTCACCGGCAGTTCCTCCACGCCGTAGCCAAGGGTGTGGAGGACCTTGAGCAGGATGTCGAAGTTCGCCTTGGACGGTTCGATCCACAGGTCCACGTCGGCCGAGTGGCGCTTGTAGCCGTGGTGGTTCACGGCAGCCCCGCCGACCAGGATGATCCGCAGGCCGAGGGCGTGGGCCTGGGCCAGGAAGGCGTTCACCTCAGCCTCGAACTTCATGCGAGCGCTTCCGGATGATGAAGTTCCCCTTGGCCTCTCCTCGCTCGTGCTCAGCGGGCGGGTTCCGCTCGATGTCGCGCAGGAAAAGCACCAGACGCTCCCACGGCGTCAGGGCCATGAACTCCCGTTCGCGCCGGGCGTTGCTTTCCTCCTTGGTCTCGAAGCGGATCTCGGGTCTGCCGGGGACGGCCATGGACCCGAAGTTACACGCTCGCCCGCACGCCCTTCTCCCCCAGCATCACCTTCAC is a window from the Flavobacteriales bacterium genome containing:
- the accC gene encoding acetyl-CoA carboxylase biotin carboxylase subunit, with protein sequence MFKKILIANRGEIALRVIRTCREMGIRTVAVYSTSDKESLHVRFADEAVCIGPPPSKESYLNMPRIIAAAEITNADAIHPGYGFLSENAKFSKLCQKHGIKFIGATPEQIEAMGDKATAKATMIKAGVPVVPGTEGLVTDIAVAKKEAKRIGYPVILKATAGGGGKGMRLVWKEEEFQEAFEKASQEAGAAFGNPGMYMEKYILEPRHIEIQIAGDQYGTFCHMSERDCSIQRRHQKLVEETPSPFMTKALRKKMGEAAIKAAASVNYEGVGTVEFLVDKDRNFYFMEMNTRIQVEHTITEEVIDYDLIREQIKIAAGIPISGLNYEPTRHSIQCRINAEDPFNNFRPTPGRITSYHSPGGHGVRVDTHVYAGYTIPPNYDSMIGKLIVSAQTREEAITKMERALSEYVIEGVHTTIPFHLQLMQNEKFRAGEFTTKFLEDFEIKRPG
- a CDS encoding ketoacyl-ACP synthase III — protein: MSRRITAAVTAVHGWVPDRVVSNHDLEHMVDTNDAWITERTGIKERRIMDRGVGTSEVGVRSVRALCEKRGIDPLEIDLLICATVTPDHQFPATANIICDRIGAKNAWGFDLMAACSGFLYGLTVGAQFIETGKYRKVVVVGADKMSSIIDYQDRATCIIFGDGGGAVLLEPNEEGLGVLDSLLHADGSGCQFLHQKAGGSVKPATIRTVEAHEHNVFQEGKSVFKFAVTNMADVSAQVMERNGLTAADVTWLVPHQANLRIIDATARRMGLDDSKVMINIGRYGNTTAGTLPLCLWEWEPRLKKGDNLILSAFGGGFTWGAVYLKWAYGG
- the plsX gene encoding phosphate acyltransferase PlsX, yielding MRIGLDIMGSDHGPEVPMKGAVMAARELPPDVRLVLIGDPEAIHTGLAREGADPAAFEVVASRNDITMQDSATKALQTKPESSISLGFGLMKAGRLDAFASTGNTGAMLVGAVLSVKPIPGIIRPCIPSVVPKENGSYGIMLDVGANADCKPDVLTQFGLLGHLLAKHVYRIDTPKVALLNIGEEDKKGNATALAAYALMKEQSQYNFIGNVEGRDLFNDKADVMVTDGFTGNIVLKAVEAFHDLLKLRGVHEPFFDRFDYENYGGLPVLGVNGNVIIGHGISNEVTIKNMLLFTREVVESRLNDRIREALV
- the accB gene encoding acetyl-CoA carboxylase biotin carboxyl carrier protein, producing the protein MNLAQIQELIKFVAKSGVSEVEIEQKDFKITIKTPAGKKEVQVIAAPAPAYAPPAPVAAAPAAAPAPAALAAPAPAKEESRYVTVKAPMIGTFYRAPGPGKPVFVNVGDTIEKGKPICIIEAMKLFNEIESDVSGKIVKVLVDDAKPVEYDQPLFLVDPS